The nucleotide sequence CCTCCTCCCCCAGCCGCCAAGGGAGCGTCTGTCCATTCTAGTATGTAACAGAGCCAGTGGGCCCTTGTCCCCACCCTATGATGGTGCAGAACAAACTGTGGCCTCAGGCCAGGGCATCCTGGGGTGACATCCTCCCCTTTCACCTTCCCCCGGGCCAACCCCTGACCCCTGCACCCACAGTCTCTCAGGGAATGACTGTGTTGGGGGGCTTCCCGGATGCAGAGAAGGCTCTGGTCAGCTGGCAGATCCCTAGACAGCCATGTCTGGCGGGAGGGATGAGCAGGGGAGGGCTGAAGCCTGGAGACCAGCGGGCTGGTAGGGACGTGCCCAGGGCTCTGAGGGTCCCCTCACGGCTCTGTGATCACTGGCTGTGTTTCCCACGCCCTTCACCCGGGAGTGTCCTGCCGCCCCAGCTGGCACCTTTGAGACCCGATGGGGCTAAGCGTGTGGTGCTGGAGTCCAGCCTTGCCAGGGAGGATCAAGCAGGGCTTGGCCTTCTCGGGACTGGACCAGATGAGTCAAGGTAGGGTGGCATCCCCCACCCGGCCCCAGTGTGGAGCTGACCctcagggagggaagagggatggGGCCTGGGTCTGGCCCTGCCTTCTGGAAAGAAGCGCCTGCTGCCAGTTTTGCAATTGCCATTCCCGAGCCAAGCCGTAGAAGTTGGGTGTTTGTATTTATGGTCTTTATTTTTCATGTCGGTAATTACCTTTTATGGCCCCGGCTTAAAGGCAGCCCAGCCGGCTCCAGGGCCTCCCCGTGATCCCAGAGCCGAGTGCAGGCCTCCCCGCCTCCcgccttttttccctcttttacaCAAGATTCTTCAGTGTTTCAAAAGAGCTTTGGGGAGATTTGGGTTTTGTGGTTAAGATTCTCACACTGGAGCACGAGGACAATTATGTGCAGCTTTTATTTGGCCCCCAGGATTCTTACTACATTATCCGTATTTCCTTTAATTTGTGGGATTTCTAGTAAATGGGCTTAAAAATAGGTCTGGGCATGCCGCCAGGGCAGATGCGGGCAGCCAGCATCTCTGCGTCCCTGTCTCATGGCAGAGTGGGGTCACCCTGCATCCTTTGGCCCTGTGCCTCCTGCAGGTCCCCCAAGTTGGCTCCCCGTGCACCCTGAGGAGGGGACAGGGTGCAGCTCCTCTCTTCTGGTCAGGACATCGGGGTGGGTCTTGGCTGCAGTTGGGTTAGGGTTGAGGAGTTGGGGTCCTTTTGACAGGGGGAGGTGGGGACTCTTCAGGGGACTCTGATGGAGGCCAGGCTGAGCGGAAAGCTGGGGACTCTGGGTGACATGATTGTGGGCCACACGGACACACACAGAGGCCCAACAGTCCCCATGTAGCCAGCAGCCCTGCCCAAGGCAGACTGTCCTGTCCTTGTCATGGTAGAGAGGACCCAGGCCAGCCCTATGGAGGGTGTCCCTGCAACCGGCTGGGAAGTCCCAGCCTGCAGCCTGCTCAGGTCCCCTGCTGGACCTGCCAACCTGGACGCATTGCTggagaagggacttgccttttgTTTAATGTCTAGCCGACTTTGACAATCCCCCTCCCCGCCCCGGGCTCCCTGAGTGGACCACACACCCAAGGAGGCGGCCCCAGGTGGAATTTCGCAACCAGAGTGCAGGTCACTCCCCTTGGGCTGCTGCTGTCCACTGTCTCAGGAGCACCAGATCTGGGCTCTGAGGCTTCTCGCGCAGCCCCCGTGCCAGCTTCTCTCTGGAGGTGCTGACCTGGCATGTCCTGGGGCCCCGCTCCGGGAGGACTGGTGCTCGCATCTGGACACCAAGCATGGCTGTGCCCCTTGCTTAGCTCTGCGGGCCCCTGTGCAGCTCTAGCCTGGGCACCTTTGGCCTTAGCCTTGAGGGTGTCCCAGTCCCGGGGAATGGCCCTGCTCCTGGGCGTGCTGGATGGCAGTTTTGCCCTCAGACGTCCCAGCTGAATCTTCTTCTCCAGGGACCCTGTGATTGTTTCTGTGCTGCCCACAGGGATTGGGGCCGTCTTAGGCTCTGATGTGGGTTCCAGATCACGCTTCTCCCCTGCCCCTGACCCAGCAACTTCCCTCTACAGCCCCCACGCTGCCTCTCCCTGCAGACAGGAGGGCCAGGCCCAGGGGCCAGAGTCATGCCTCCCACACCCGGGCCTCTGCTGCCCATCCGGGGGCCGTGCTATCCACTGGGCTGGGGTGGtggtcaggagaccatcctgcccTGGGCCCTGCGTCCCCTTCATGGCTTGGGCTCTGCCCAGGACTTTCGTCCAATTCCACGCCTCAGCGTGAGGCATTGCCTGAAGCGTGCGGGTGGGGGCTTTTCCGAACCGCCAGTGCTGCGTGAGTTGAATCTTGTCCTTTTTTCAACTTTGATTTTAGATTCAGAGATATGTGTACAGGTTTGTCACCTGGGTGCATGGTGCGATGCTGAGGTGGGTTGCGATTGAGCTTGCCACTCAGGTGGTAAGCATGGTACCCGGTGGGTCGGTTTTCagcctctgccctcctccctccctcatccTGTTGTCCCTAGAGTCTGtcattcccatgtttatgtccgtGTGTATCCAACGTCCCATCTTTCTGAAGAGCTGAGAAAGCCCAGGTCCCAGACGGGAATGTCCAAGGGGTAAAACATGGATGGCCAGGGCCCTGGGGAGCCTCCGGAGCCCCCTCCTAAGCAGGTGCCTGCAGCTTCCGCCGGAGACCCCTGAAGATGTGATCCCAGGTCCCTGGCTGGAAAGGGCCTGGGCCAGGCACTGGGAGCCCGTGGGGACCGGGCAGGGCAGGGTGGAGCAGGGATGGAGGCGACCGTGAGGTGCTGCCAGTGTCTGCCCTGCAGTTCGCCCTCTGGGGCAAAGGCGAGGCGAGGTTGGTGACCCCAATGACATAGCCTGGGTTCCCTGCTGCCCAACTCCAGGCAGAGGTGGCACCGGCAGCACCCTTGCCAGGGCCCAGAGGCGTGTGGCTCCAGGCATTGATGGgcgcccccccccccgcccccagcgGCTGATGTAGTGTTTCTGTGTCGCTCTGATTTACATGAGAGTTTTAAGCATAATTAGAAATGCAGGGGAGCTTTGTGTCTTACCTCGCCTCGACTATTTATGGCATGATATGCAGATGAGGAGAGCTATGAATATTAACCATGAGAGTGTGCCGCGAAGTCGCCGTCTCTAATGGGCTGGGTGACCAGCGGCGGGGCCCAGCACACTCCAGACCGCCTCCCAGTGCCCACCTCTGACCGCCGGTGCCTGGGATCCGACAGCTTCCACAACCCCCGGCCCCAGTAGTGATGATCAGGTCACAGCTGCCCCAGGCCATCAAGAGAGGGGGTGAGCAAGCAAGGAGGGTCCTTCCCCTCCCGGCCGCTCCGCCTGGGCAGCCTCAATCTCAGCTTCCACCCGGCCACCCGGTGCCGGGGAGACCCTGCCGCGGCCCTGGGGGAGGAGGGGGCCCTGCGCTGGAGCTGGCGCTGGCGCTGGCTTTTTAAGTTATTAAACTGTGCCCGAGGGAGACGCTCTTCAAGCTTACGTTATTTAAATTACAAATACGGGTGAGGGAGATTGTTGGCTCTTTCAAAACACAGCTTAATTCTCTGGAAACCTTCTAGAATGTTTTGTGGTGTGAGGGAGCATCGCACGGTGTGTGAACCCAGTGGGTCTGTTGGCTAGGGCGGGTCCACGGGGTGGGTCTGGAGGCTCAACAGGAGCTGTGCCAGCCCCACctatccctccccaccctgcGACTCACTCTCTTCCTCTGAGCCATCCCTGTTGCCAGTCTGTGCCGTGTTTGTCCCCCAAGTCCTCACCCAGAAGAAAGTCAGAATATCCTGCAAGCGAAGGTTAGAGATGAGCGTGTCGCTGGCCAGGGGCCGTGCCTCAGGGGAGCCGTGGCTGCCTGGGTCATTCCCTGTAAGCGCAGGGCTCAGCTCAGTCACACAGGCCCCTGGACCAGACCCTCGGGCCAACACCATGGGCACCCCACAAGGCCCTATCGGACGCAGAGCCTGCTGCTGCTGTGCTGGGAGCGTCCTCCCAGCCCTCCCACGAAATACTGGCTGCTGGAGACCCACCCTGGGTGTGGGGGCTAGGGGCTGTGCTATCCAGAGGCCCCCTGCCGTGTCCCTGGCTTTGACCCCAGAGGAAGGGCTGATACACGGAGTTGTGGATTTGCAGGTCCTGGAGTACTGCTCTTCTCCATCTGGGAAGAAAGCTTCCCAGGCAGATGTTCATTAGTGCAGTTATTGCCGGCTCTCACGGCTGATGCTGGCCCCGGCTTGTGGTCTGGGGTAGAAGCCGCCTAGGGACCCTGCTGAATGGAGGGAGCCCGGCCTGGGCCCAGCCCTGCACggctctcctctgcctcccaggctggggcAACAGTGACAGTCCCAGGGGGCCCGTCAGCCCGGAGACTCCCCGCACCTCTGTGACCCTGAAGCTGGGAGCCTGTGTGCCCCTTTCCTGGTGCAACTCTCCTCTCTGCTGCAGAGTCCTTGGGGCCCCGGCAGGGTCGTCGCTACCTGGGGTCTGCTGGGCAGGGCCAGGCCTCCCCTCTGGCTCTTGTGACTTGATGACCAGAGACCACCCAGGAAGGATGACGGCTAGGGGCCTGGCCCAGCTGCCTCCCGACTGtgaggtctcagtttcctcatctgcgtGTCCAGTAGTGGGGAGGTGAGCACACGGCACACGCCATCCTGGCTTGTGTGGGGGCCTCGGGGTTGGGGGGAGTTCCTGGCCACCGAGGGCACTGGCCCGGAGCTCCTGCATCTCATCTGCGTGGAGCTGGTGGTTCCATTAGCGGCCAGGCCTCCAGGCGGCCCAGCTCTGCTTTCTGGTGTCTTAAAAGTTTAATGCAAACCTGAAGGCTAAGCTGGTGCCACGCCCAGCTCCCTGGGGCCCTGGCACATCCGGAGCTGGTTAGCCTCTACCCTCTGCCAGGGTTAACCTCCGGGGCCCCTGCCACCCCCTTGTCCTCCCTAGGGCCCCTCTTCTGAAGGTATGGGGTCCAAGCAAGTCCTCCTGGAGCCTGCACTGTGTGGGACAGGGAAGGCGTTGCTCCCAGGCGGGCAGAGTCCACCGAGAAGCAGCCTCCAGGCGGTGTTCGTGTTTGTGACACCCCGTGTGCGCCTGCTGACTCCAGAGCAGCTGGTACAGCAGGCCCGCCCCATCCCCACACCATCTCACGCTCCAGGAGCACCTTCCATTGACCTTTTAGGAAATGTCCTCACTTACTGCCAGGCGGTCTCACCAGGGGCCGGGGCTGGGGGTAGAGGGGCTCTCCCCTCCGCAGAACATTTCCCGTGTcccacctctctccttcctctaccACGTGTTTAATGGCTGTGCATTTGCCGAGGTCCAGAACCTCTTATTAGATTGGTGAAATTAAATCCTGcaagataatttaatttaatttaatttctctcGCCTCCCTTCCCCTTGCTTGTAGTGATCCTGCAGAAATTCAGTGCTGCATTCCTCTAGTTTACTGTGCTGGGCTTAGGAAGTGCTTTACAATCTggaggtggagggggcagggttTCTGGGGACTCTGGGCGAGGCCCTCAGACCATGGAGCTGCCTGGCTGGGCCCCGGGAAAGGGGCTCCTCCTGTTGGGCTGCCTGATTGGTCCCTGTCCCTGTCCTCTGGCCTGGGGGATGCTTTCAGGGGTCTTCTACCTGCCGGAGCCTCTGCTGCTGGACACTAGATGCCAGGACCCAGGTGCCCTGGCCTGGCACCAACCTGGTAACCTGTGTTCTTGTGTGAATCCTGCCAGGATGACACTCAGGCAGGGGGGTCATTCTGGAGACACTGCCCCAACCCCTGTGTGTGCATCAGGCTGCGGTTCCAGTGAGCCCCTGTCCTCCCCGTGGGCTCCTCTCACCCACCGGCAGGTTGCTGGGCATGAGGCTCATCACGGTCGGCAACCCCTAACCCCAGGGCAAGCCTGGCCTGAATCTCAGCCTTCCTCAAGTGAGGCTCTGCAGAGAGGAGACCTCCCGCCCTTCCCTGCCGCAGCTACCCGTATTTTCTTATTCCTCAGGGAGGCTTGTGGGCTCAGAGGAACCCAgcctcctctgtgtgtgtctgtgtggggtgggGCACCCAAGGCTGGCACAGCTGCAGGGACTGGACTCGGGCCTTGGGTCATCTACAGAGGTTTTCCAAAGTGGGTTCCGTTCTGATGAAGGGCATTTTGAGAGCAAGGGTCGTTGGTGCCACAATCCTGAGGATGGCCGGGGTAAACAAAGTTGGCGACCTCTGATTTTCTGCCTGGCTCTGCAGAACTCTCCATAAGTGAATGAGTGTGGTGAATCTCACCGAGGAGGGGAAACAATAGGAGGTTTGGGCTTGGGAAGCAAAgtggtggggaaactgagtcatcAGAGAATCTGCAGGGGAGGGTGGAGAGGCCCTGGTGTCTGAGGAGGGCTTGGCCCTGCCCTCCTCAGCAGATAGCCCTGCTCATGTCCCTGGGCCCACGTGGGCCCTCGGCCCCCTCCTGTCTGGCAGTAGGAGGGTCAGTCCCCACGTGTCCGCTTTCCTGGCCCTGGGGGCGTGAGCCAagcctttattttattcttttctcctaaAGTTCAGCTTTGTTCTTGAGCCTTCCAAGAAAGCAACCTAAAACCAGCTCCTGTCCGGCTCTCAGCAGGCTGGGCCGTGGGGCTGCAGCCTCACCGGGCAGGTGGCCTGAGGACAAGCCAGCAAGAGCTCCAGTTGTCCTCGATCCCCAGGGACCACACGGCCCCATCACCTTCAAAGGGAATAATGGTCCCTTCTCTGGGAGAGCTGGTCTGGCCCCCAGCCCTGGGGCTCCCGTTCCTGAGGTGTGGATGCAGGCCGAACTGGGCAGGGCGCTAAGACGGCCACCTGGATGCCCAGCTGAGAGCTGCTCTCCTGCCCAGGTCACAGCAGGTCGCAGGCATCACCGGCTTACTGTGTGCGAGGCTCCAGCCGCGGGCTTCACAAACATTGTTTCATTCACCCCCAGGAACCATCTGAGGGTAAATTATAACCCCAGTTCGCAGCTCAGCATCTGAGGCTGCGGCGTCCTTACAGGAAGTGGCTGGTGCCCACGGGACCTAGGATTTCAACCTGGCCAACAGGCCAGGACCCTCTTGCTGCTGGAAGGGCCAGGCTGAGAGCCTACACTGTCCCTTGTTCTCTCTGTCAGCCCTGGCTGCTGGCCTGCGCAGCCCAGGCTCTTGGGACCCCCAGGAGCCGGTGCACTGTGCTGGCCTCTGCCTGTCCCCTCTTTTGGTACAAGAGCCCCTGTATGATTCAGACATCCCTACTCCCGTCCTTGGGGTGAAGTTGCCCCAACAGAAGCCATGGGCTCTCTGGGAGGCTCCTGGTGGTGGGCGCAGTGGGTCTGTGAAGGGAGCTGTTTAGGGGCCTCTGCCCTCTGTGCTGTgttgctgtgttgcacaggccCCTCTCTTGCACCTCCCTGCCCGGGCTGTGTCCAGCATTCAGCCCTTGCCGAGCTTCTGAGGGCACTTGgcagacttcctggaggaggcggcAACTAAGTGGGgacctgagggtggagggtgtgGCGGGGAGGGTGACAGCTGGGCCCTGCATCTCCTGGCCCCGGGGAGCCCAGCTCTTCTGCGTGGCCAAGTGGGGATGTTTCTGTAAACGCCCCCATCCCAGTCTCCCGGAGTCGTCACCAGCCCCTCGTAGGAGGCAGAAAACACTAGGCACGAAGCCACCTCCACGGGCCTTTGCCGGCAGCTTCCCCGCACCTGGATCTCTTCCCGTCCCCATTCAGCGGCTTTTTGTCTGGTCTGGAGAAACTGAACCCACAGTGTGTGACTAGGGAGGAACCAGATGGCCCTCTCTCTGGTCTCCGGATGCCTCAGAGGGACGCCGGGAGTGAGGGGCAGGGCGCTGTCCccttgcctcccaccaggcctgtGCGGGCCGCCTCCGCATCCTGCTACCAGGGTTACAGTGGTGGAGGTAGCTGGCCAGGCAGGAGGGGGCTCACCTCAACGGCCTCGAGCCTGGACCCTTCTTTTGGGTGGAATGTTCTCTTCCTGGGGGTCACCGCCAGtggcagggaaactgaggctgcgCAATCCAGAGGTCGGCCTCAGGGCCTCACTTAGCCAGGgtggtgtgagcccaggagggaaGTGCACATTCTCTGAGGCACCCCGGGGCCACCACAAGTCCTGCACAGCAGCCCTTTCCCAGGAAAAGGCTCAATAACGGTCAGATGCTGTGGACCCCTTGGGCAGGAGGTGCAGCTGATGTCAGCTGAGAAGTGGGGCCGCCAGGAGCCTGTGTGGCCGCAGCCCGGAGTGTGCGGGAGGAGTGGGGCGGCTGCCTTGCCCTCTGCTGGGATCTCTCCGGCGGGGCTGCCCCTTCCGGCTCCTGGTTGCCCGGCCACAAAGTCGCTCTTTTCTTAAAGTGCCAGGAGGGCGCTGGGAGTGGGATGGGGAGGGGTGCTGGGGCTGGACTCCTGGGCCTGCCGCCTGGGCAGAGGACACAGCTCTGAGGCCGCCAGGACCTGGGGTGCTGCCTCGCCCACCCGCTGCCTGCCGTTTCTGTGCCTCTCTTCGCCCTCTGCTGtacctcccctccccttccctggctcCCCTATCTGTCCTGACCCCTTGCCCCCCTCCCCCAGCGCCTCTGCCCATTCCCCGCCCGCGGTGGAGGAGTTCAGCTCTGCCAGCTCTGCAGactgtttggaatagtttaaaTGCTTTGACACTGGGGCTGTCCTGGAAGGCCGGGAGGCAGTTTACTGGGTAATTCATATGCAAAACTGCACCATAAATTTCTAGGCTGTCTCAGTTGCCGTGGCACCGGGAAGCATTTCTCCACTACTGTACAGTATTTCTGCCATCTTTGTTTGCATTGCAGTGAGTCATCAAAAGTCTGTCTCGTACCAGCACCCGGGGCCGCGCATTCCTCTGGCACCAACACTCCACTGTTTTTAAAGCCGGGGCTGGGAGCTGGCATTTACTTCGGCTCCCAAATCAAAGGCGGCTATTCATTCCCGAGCCGCCGGAACGTTCGTCTGCATCCGGCCCCTTCATTGAGATGCGGTGCGCTGCCCGGGAGGGCCGGCCTGGGTGCAGCTGAGCTGCGGCCGCGAGCCCAGCGCCCAGGCgctctgccctcctcctccttctcctcctcctcctcctccaccatctcctcctcctcctcctcctcctccttgccgGCTCCCTGCGCCCTCCCCGCCCCAGGGCTCCCGCTCCGTTTGCTGCATTCGCGGAGCAGCTGGGCAGGCGGGCTGCGTGCGGGAAGCCTGTCCTGCCAGGCGGAGCGGGCAGTGCCGGCCGGCGGCCGCAGCGGCGGAAGGTAGGTCTTCCCGACCGGCCGGCAACTTCTCCGCAGCGGGGGCACTGCGGGCCGCCCCCGGCGCGCGTccacctgcccagctccaggcgcggtggctccgcCCTCCTCCCGCCGCCCGGCGCCTCTGCGGCCGCCCGCACTTTCCTCCCGCGGGACACAGCGGCCTTTGTGCGGCCCTGCGGAGTTGGGCCGGCGCCTTCTGGgccgcccccgcccccctccGGAGTGCGCACCAGATAAACAGCGGCGccctccccagctcccagccccggGGTCCGGGCAGCCCAGCGAGGGCTGGGACCCCTGTAGTCACCTGGGTTGGGGCCGGGCCGTCGGGATTGGCCCGCGAGGGGAGCGAGGCGAGCGGGGTGGGGGGCGTCCGCGAGTGGGGTTGCGACAGGCTTCCCAACTCCTGCTCTGGCGGCGGCTCGGGAACCTGGGTCTGGTCCGAGCCGGGAGAACACCGGAGAACGGAGCGGGCGCGCCCAGGGTGGTCTCTCTGCTCGGGGGAGGAGTGGACGCGGCTTCAGCGGACTTCCCGGCAccaccagcccctccccacctgcccGGGAGGCTCGGGGGGACGAGGGGACACTGGCCCGCCTTCCCCCCAGGGGCCCTCTGTGAGGCTGCtcagagggaagagagaaaaagcaaaccGCAAACTGCACAGCTCCAAAgaccccctccctccttccttccctctttccccacGGCTCCGGCGCGGCCCCTCCCGGGAGCTCCTGTGCGGGCTGGAACTTTTTTGAGGGAAGGATAGTGGCTGCAGACCTGCTCAGAGGCGCCCCCGTCTTCCCCGACATCCCCCCAGCTCCTGTCCCGGGGCAGGTTCAGGCCTGCGCTCCTCCTGCCTGCTGAGCCCGAGTCGCTAACAGCAGCCCCCTGGGAGTGGTGGGGCCGCTCTTCTGCCGGGCAGCGCCCCGGGGGTCTGCAGCGGTGCTGGCCGGGTCCTCTTGCTCCTCTGCCAGGGCGTCTGGGAGACCCCGGGTCCCTTCTCTGGAGTGTCCCAgcggggaggggtggggaagggtgTGTGGGGAAGGCTCGCTCTTTGTAAGCCTGTGGCAGGAGGGGGCGGGTGTGGGAATGGCCCCTTGAGCGGGGAGCCTTGGACCTGGAGGAACTGACCACGTGCCTCCTGCCCCCACAGATGAGCCCCTCTAGGGCCGCCCCGCGCTGAGAGCCCAGCCCCGCCGCTGCCCGCCCGCCATGTCTCAGATGCTGCACATCGAGATCCCCAACTTCGGGAACACAGTGCTGGGCTGCCTGAACGAGCAGCGCCTGCTGGGCCTCTACTGCGATGTGTCCATCGTGGTCAAGGGCCAGGCCTTCAAGGCCCACCGGGCGGTGCTGGCCGCCAGCAGCCTCTACTTCCGCGACCTGTTCAGCGGCAACAGCAAGAACGCCTTCGAGCTGCCCGGCTCGGTGCCGCCCGCCTGCTTCCAGCAGATCCTGTCCTTCTGCTACACCGGCAGGCTCACCATGACGGCCAGCGAGCAGCTCGTGGTCATGTACACGGCCGGCTTCCTGCAGATCCAGCACATCGTGGAGCGCGGCACCGACCTCATGTTCAAGGTGAGCTCGCCCCACTGCGACTCGCAGACCGCTGTGATCGAGGACGCCGGCTCCGAGCCCCAGAGCCCCTGCAACCAGCTGCagccggccgccgccgccgccccctaCGTCGTGTCCCCCTCGGTGCCCATCCCGCTGCTGACCCGCGTAAAGCATGAAGCCATGGAGCTGCCACCGGCCGGCCCAGGCCTGGCCCCCAAGCGTCCGCTGGAGACGGGGCCCCGGGACGGCGTGGCGGTGGCCGCAGGGGCTGCGGTGGCGGCGGGTGCAGCCCCTCTCAAACTGCCCCGAGTCTCCTACTACGGGGTGCCCAGCCTGGCCACCCTCATCCCCGGCATCCAGCAGATGCCCTACCCCCAGGGGGAGCGGACCAGTCCGGGCGCCAGCAGTCTGCCCACCACCGACAGCCCCACCTCGTACCACAatgaggaggacgaggaggacgACGAGGCCTACGACACCATGGTGGAGGAGCAGTACGGCCAGATGTACATCAAGGCCTCTGGCAGCTATGCAGGTAATGCGCGATGGGGTGGAGCCCCACACCACCTGGCTGGGAAGCAGGGCATGCCTGGGACCAGGGCAGCTTAGGAGGCCGCTGGGCTGGAGGCTTGCGGGGCCACAGGGGAGCCCCCCACCAagcctggaggaggtggcagaaCTCTGTTCACCAGGGAGTTCAGACTTGGTCCTGGATGAGACAGGAACTCCTGGGAGACTGCCAGCCTGTAGGAAGGGTCTTGTCTCCACTggatagatgaggaaactcaggcgTCTGTGGCCCAGGGACCTGCCCGAGAACTCATATTCCCCATC is from Macaca mulatta isolate MMU2019108-1 chromosome 15, T2T-MMU8v2.0, whole genome shotgun sequence and encodes:
- the NACC2 gene encoding nucleus accumbens-associated protein 2 isoform X3, yielding MSQMLHIEIPNFGNTVLGCLNEQRLLGLYCDVSIVVKGQAFKAHRAVLAASSLYFRDLFSGNSKNAFELPGSVPPACFQQILSFCYTGRLTMTASEQLVVMYTAGFLQIQHIVERGTDLMFKVSSPHCDSQTAVIEDAGSEPQSPCNQLQPAAAAAPYVVSPSVPIPLLTRVKHEAMELPPAGPGLAPKRPLETGPRDGVAVAAGAAVAAGAAPLKLPRVSYYGVPSLATLIPGIQQMPYPQGERTSPGASSLPTTDSPTSYHNEEDEEDDEAYDTMVEEQYGQMYIKASGSYAVQEKPEPVPLESRSCVLIRRDLVALPASLISQIGYRCHPKLYSEGDPGEKLELVAGSGVYITRGQLMNCHLCAGVKHKVLLRRLLATFFDRNTLANSCGTGIRSSTSDPSRKPLDSRVLNAVKRFVAPALPEGSGATSPPCPHQERPRGLFPGGGQETRSVPVPIPPPSPASSCQGGGPSRPRNSLNRADSGVSPCGNSRGFSPGLECAEGGTSQLHAGPQPRGEAGTAGTEGNGRASPSRVGTGEAPVGLNGKEIPRSDPLRIHTKPSCQMLMSPGCVPLPSGTASVSGQA
- the NACC2 gene encoding nucleus accumbens-associated protein 2 isoform X4 — its product is MSQMLHIEIPNFGNTVLGCLNEQRLLGLYCDVSIVVKGQAFKAHRAVLAASSLYFRDLFSGNSKNAFELPGSVPPACFQQILSFCYTGRLTMTASEQLVVMYTAGFLQIQHIVERGTDLMFKVSSPHCDSQTAVIEDAGSEPQSPCNQLQPAAAAAPYVVSPSVPIPLLTRVKHEAMELPPAGPGLAPKRPLETGPRDGVAVAAGAAVAAGAAPLKLPRVSYYGVPSLATLIPGIQQMPYPQGERTSPGASSLPTTDSPTSYHNEEDEEDDEAYDTMVEEQYGQMYIKASGSYAVQEKPEPVPLESRSCVLIRRDLVALPASLISQIGYRCHPKLYSEGDPGEKLELVAGSGVYITRGQLMNCHLCAGVKHKVLLRRLLATFFDRNTLANSCGTGIRSSTSDPSRKPLDSRVLNAVKRFVAPALPEGSGATSPPCPHQERPRGLFPGGGQETRSVPVPIPPPSPASSCQDVSRKLENSVHSVFPETLLCAPSSVAGTSQMPHTGPPILMVSTGRAKNEAASWSIRPDLLLQS
- the NACC2 gene encoding nucleus accumbens-associated protein 2 isoform X2, producing the protein MSQMLHIEIPNFGNTVLGCLNEQRLLGLYCDVSIVVKGQAFKAHRAVLAASSLYFRDLFSGNSKNAFELPGSVPPACFQQILSFCYTGRLTMTASEQLVVMYTAGFLQIQHIVERGTDLMFKVSSPHCDSQTAVIEDAGSEPQSPCNQLQPAAAAAPYVVSPSVPIPLLTRVKHEAMELPPAGPGLAPKRPLETGPRDGVAVAAGAAVAAGAAPLKLPRVSYYGVPSLATLIPGIQQMPYPQGERTSPGASSLPTTDSPTSYHNEEDEEDDEAYDTMVEEQYGQMYIKASGSYAVQEKPEPVPLESRSCVLIRRDLVALPASLISQIGYRCHPKLYSEGDPGEKLELVAGSGVYITRGQLMNCHLCAGVKHKVLLRRLLATFFDRNTLANSCGTGIRSSTSDPSRKPLDSRVLNAVKLYCQNFAPSFKESEMNVIAADMCTNARRVRKRWLPKIKSMLPEGVEMYRTVMGSSAASVPLDPEFPPAAAQVFEQRIYAERRSDAATIVALRTDAVNVDLSTATNPAFDAGEEVDGAGSVIQEVAAPEPLPADGQSPPQPFEQGGGSPSRPQTPAAAARRPEGTYAGTL
- the NACC2 gene encoding nucleus accumbens-associated protein 2 isoform X5, which encodes MSQMLHIEIPNFGNTVLGCLNEQRLLGLYCDVSIVVKGQAFKAHRAVLAASSLYFRDLFSGNSKNAFELPGSVPPACFQQILSFCYTGRLTMTASEQLVVMYTAGFLQIQHIVERGTDLMFKVSSPHCDSQTAVIEDAGSEPQSPCNQLQPAAAAAPYVVSPSVPIPLLTRVKHEAMELPPAGPGLAPKRPLETGPRDGVAVAAGAAVAAGAAPLKLPRVSYYGVPSLATLIPGIQQMPYPQGERTSPGASSLPTTDSPTSYHNEEDEEDDEAYDTMVEEQYGQMYIKASGSYAVQEKPEPVPLESRSCVLIRRDLVALPASLISQIGYRCHPKLYSEGDPGEKLELVAGSGVYITRGQLMNCHLCAGVKHKVLLRRLLATFFDRNTLANSCGTGIRSSTSDPSRKPLDSRVLNAVKRFVAPALPEGSGATSPPCPHQERPRGLFPGGGQETRSVPVPIPPPSPASSCQG